From Girardinichthys multiradiatus isolate DD_20200921_A chromosome 3, DD_fGirMul_XY1, whole genome shotgun sequence, the proteins below share one genomic window:
- the LOC124865296 gene encoding free fatty acid receptor 2-like, producing MQECNTGLCLSVYIITFVLGFPTNVLAFYTFWKKVRQRPTPIDILLLNLTISDLLFLLFLPFKMQEAMNNMQWDLPYALCPLSGFVFYMTIYTSTFFLTAVSVERYLGVAFPIKHTLKRRPIYAVTASIFFWIFTFIHLSIVFIVPFIGDEPLPNSTYAIAESKKDVCYENFTAAQLKILLPVRLELCVVLFCIPFLISSYCYINFIRILSKLQHIDRRRRLRAIGMALGTLIVFAMCFGPYNVSHIVGFITKKSPIWRDTALLCSTFNTCLDPFIFYFSSSAVRGTVSKLKQGVKSRLCRCMSCHMLQALCGGANKTEKDKEHKQQEINAITADRKGTGSSTLN from the coding sequence ATGCAGGAGTGCAACActgggctgtgtctctctgtctaCATCATTACATTTGTGCTGGGCTTCCCCACCAATGTTCTGGCCTTCTACACCTTTTGGAAGAAAGTGAGGCAGAGACCCACACCAATCGACATCCTGCTCCTCAACCTGACCATCTCtgacctcctcttcctcctgtttTTGCCCTTCAAGATGCAGGAGGCCATGAACAACATGCAGTGGGACCTGCCGTATGCCCTCTGCCCTCTGTCTGGCTTTGTCTTCTACATGACCATCTACACCAGTACCTTTTTCCTGACTGCCGTCAGTGTAGAGCGGTACCTGGGTGTTGCTTTCCCAATCAAGCACACCCTGAAGCGTCGACCCATTTACGCTGTAACCGCCAGCATCTTCTTCTGGATCTTTACCTTCATCCATCTAAGCATTGTATTTATAGTGCCATTTATTGGAGATGAACCCCTTCCAAATTCCACCTATGCCATTGCTGAAAGCAAGAAGGACGTGTGTTATGAAAATTTCACTGCGGCTCAACTGAAGATCCTCCTGCCTGTGCGTTTGGAGCTCTGTGTGGTGCTTTTCTGCATCCCCTTCCTCATTTCCAGTTACTGCTACATCAACTTCATCAGGATTCTGTCCAAGCTGCAACACATTGACCGACGCCGGCGCCTGCGGGCCATCGGTATGGCATTGGGAACACTGATTGTCTTTGCCATGTGTTTCGGCCCCTACAATGTCTCGCACATTGTTGGCTTCATTACAAAGAAGAGTCCCATTTGGAGAGACACAGCACTGCTGTGCAGTACTTTCAACACCTGTCTTGACCCTTTTATTTTCTACTTCTCCTCCTCTGCTGTGAGAGGAACTGTCAGCAAATTGAAGCAAGGGGTTAAAAGTCGCCTCTGCAGGTGCATGTCCTGTCACATGCTCCAGGCCTTGTGTGGGGGTGCTAACAAGACTGAGAAAGATAAGGAACACAAACAACAGGAGATCAATGCTATCacagctgacaggaaagggacTGGGAGCAGCACCCTCAACTAA